In Oncorhynchus kisutch isolate 150728-3 linkage group LG7, Okis_V2, whole genome shotgun sequence, one DNA window encodes the following:
- the LOC109893859 gene encoding hairy and enhancer of split-related protein helt: MRAPIQLGWSLSLSTGQAWSCLWRTPISHKVIEKRRRDRINRCLNELGKTVPMARAKQNSGKLEKAEILEMTVQYLRALHSADFPRGREKGELLGEFANYFHYGYHECMKNLVHYLTTEERVETKDIKYARILAFLQSKSRVVNEPVFGALPDQADYLCQFHSSPESHQSHSPSDSVFQQSPPGHFSWHSTARSPTMSYPTVPLSAPTQQHHGGYLSPVQGLDHHYFNFFNGHPHANAFSLHSTQHAL, encoded by the exons atgagagcacccatccagctaggatggagtctgtcactctcaacaggccaggcttggtcctgtttgtgg AGAACTCCCATCTCCCATAAAGTGATAGAAAAAAGAAGACGGGACCGCATCAACCGCTGTCTAAACGAACTGGGGAAAACTGTGCCAATGGCGCGCGCGAAACAG AACTCTGGAAAACTGGAGAAGGCCGAGATTCTGGAGATGACAGTTCAGTATCTACGAGCGCTCCACTCCGCAGACTTCCCCAGGGGCAGAGAAAAAG GTGAGCTACTGGGGGAGTTCGCCAACTACTTCCACTACGGCTACCACGAGTGCATGAAGAACCTGGTACACTACCTGACCACGGAGGAGAGGGTTGAGACCAAAGACATCAAGTACGCAAGGATCCTGGCCTTTCTTCAGTCCAAGTCCCGAGTCGTCAACGAGCCGGTGTTCGGCGCGTTGCCAGACCAGGCAGATTATCTGTGCCAGTTTCACTCCTCCCCGGAGTCACACCAGAGCCACAGCCCCAGCGACTCCGTGTTTCAGCAGAGCCCACCCGGACACTTCTCTTGGCATAGCACTGCACGCAGCCCAACCATGTCGTACCCAACTGTGCCGCTTTCCGCGCCGACGCAACAGCACCACGGTGGCTACTTGTCACCAGTGCAAGGACTTGACCATCACTACTTCAACTTCTTCAACGGCCACCCGCACGCGAATGCGTTCAGTTTGCACAGTACGCAACACGCGTTGTAA